The sequence below is a genomic window from Gemmatimonadales bacterium.
GCAGCGGATGGTACGCGGAGTCCCAGGTGTGGGCGAAGTACAGTCCGCGCTCCTGGACCCACCCGTCCCAATCCGACGCCCCGAGGTCGTTGGGCCGGTGGAACAGGGGGTTCGCCGGATCGAGCTCGGTCACGGGCGCGGTCTCGTCCGTGACCCGGTCGTGCGGGTTGGCGATCGTGAACGGAAAGGGCGCGTAGCCTCCGCGCACGAACGGGTACTGCTGGTACTGCACGATCAGCCGGCCGCCCTGGCGCGCGTAGTCGAGCAGGCGCCCGTTGGCCGCCACCAGGCTCGGGTCCGTCTGGTAGGCGCGGCTGCCGACGACGATGGCGTCGTAGCGCGACAGGTCGCCCCGCTCGAGGTCCGCGGCCGTGAGCACCGCGACCGGCACGCCCACGGACTGGAGCGCCTCGGGGACCTGGTCGGCGGCGCCCCGGACGTAGCCGACCCTCGCGAGGACCGGGAGTGCGAGGTCGGCCAGCTGGATCCGGAGCGTGGCGCGGCGCACGAACGCGACCGGCCGGATGTGCGGGTAGTCCACCAGCTCGGAGGCGCGGTCGTAGCGCTCGGCACCGACCGCAGCGACCGCGCGGATGACGTAGGCCCCCGGCCTCCCGTCGCGCGGGGCCCGGACTTCGAACGTGTAGGCGCGCTGCGCGTCCTCCCCCTCGAGCCTGAACGGCACCGGCGGCACCGCCGGCCAGCCGTCGGGCAGCTCGAGCCCCACGCTGCCCTCGGTGCGCTCGCGCCGGCCGTTGGTCAGCGTCACGGTCACCTCGCGCGCGCCGTCGGAGGCGGCGGGCCACGTCATCTCGCGGGGCGCGACCTCCACGCCCACGGCCGGCACGACGAACAGCGGGCGCCGGGTCTCGCCGCGCACCTCGTCGTCGTAGCGGTAGGTCACCTCGCGCGCCAGGGTCACCGGGACACCGGCGATCGTGGTCGAGAGGCGGGCGAGGATCGGAGGCGGCCCGAACGGCTCGCCGCGCTCGTCCTGGGGCGCGGCCGACCAGTCGTACAGGGCCCCGGCGAGCGGATGCGTCAGGAAGTACGGCTCGCTCAGCGGCGCGTCGCCCGGCACGGTCACCGCGAAGCGCCGCGCCGGAACGTCGCGCCCGAGGGCCGAGAAGACGCCGCCCGCCGTCGGGGCCGCCGTGCTGCCCCCGCCTTCGACGGCCCATCCCGCGGGTGCGGTCAGCGACGCACTGTCGAGCGGCGCCGATCGTCCCTCCGCGCTCCACAGCGCCGCGACCACGGCGAGTCGCTCCCCCGCCACCACCCGCGAATCGTCGGCGATCGCGTCCGCGACCACCCCGGCCGCCGTGGCCAGCGCCTCCTCCAGCACCGGCTCCTTGGCCGCGCGGAACGCGGGCGGCGCGTACCGCCGCAGCTCGCCGAGGGCGGCCGCGAGAAGCGGCACGATCCGTCCCGGCGCGCTCGGGGTGAGCGTCGTGCGCGCGGAGTCGATGAGCGTCGCGTAGCGCGCCAGCGGCGGCGCCAGCGCCGTGTCGACGCCGGCGAACACGCCGCCCGCGCCGCGGCCCGTGAGGTCCTCCACCAGCATCAGCCGCGTGACCGACGGCCCCAGGTCCTGGAGCCGGCCCATGTCCTGCGACCGGTGCAGGCTGCGCGCGGCCATCGCGAGCTGGTGATAGGACTGGCCGGCGTCCGGGTCGAGGACGCCGGACTCCAGCCGCACCGTCGTGCCGGCCGTGTCGAAGCGGGTGGACCGGTACAGCTTGCGCGGCCCCCAGGTCGAGTCCCGGAGGAGGTCGAACGCCTCGCGCGCGACCCGGCCGGCGGCCTGGTGCTGCCCGTGCCCGTCGCGCGGCGTCCCGGAGAAGATCGAGACGACGACTTGCGGCCGGAAGCGGCGGATGACGCGCAGCACGTCGGCCAGCAGCGTGTCGCTCGGCCAGAAGCGCAGCGTCTCGTCGAGGGTCTTGGAGAATCCGAAGTCGAAGGCGCGCGTGAAGTACTGGTGCGCACCGTCCACGCCGCGCGCCGCGAGCAGCTCCTCGGTCCGCAGCAGCCCGAGCGTCTCGCCGAGCTCCGATCCGATGAGGTTCTGCCCGCCCTCGCCGCGCGACAGCGACAGGTACGCCGCGTCCGCCCCGGTGCCGCGCGCGAGGAAGGTGAGGAGCTCGGTGTCCTCGTCGTCGGGATGCGCCCCGATCACCAGCACCCGCCGGTTCTGGTCGAGGCCGCGCAGCGCGCGATCCAGCGCCGGCAGGCCGCCGGTGCCCGCGGGCCGGAGCGGCTGCGCCCGCACCCCCGGGGCGGCGACGACGACGAGCCAGGCGGCGAGCGCCAGGCGGCGTGCACGCGACGCGCGATGACCCATGGACGCGAACAAACTAACCAGGCGGCGCCCCTTCCGCTCGGGTGGTTCTTGCTGCAGCATTGGCCTGCGACCCGCACCCCCGCTGGCCGCACACCCCCTTCCGGAGGAGTCGGTGGCCGCAATCAACAGTCGCCGCGTCTGGCTCGGTGCGCTGGTCGGCGGCATCGTGTTCTTCGCCTGGAGCATGGTGGTCGAGTTCGGCCTGTCCGCCCTCATCGTCGGCCAGGCCCGGATGGACATCGCCGGCATGAACGCCTGGTTCCTCAAGGAGCCGCGCGTTCCGGTGCCCGTGTTCCTCGTCGTCTGGCTGGTGTCGCTGTTGCTCATCGGCTACGGGCTGGCCTGGGCGTACGCCCACCTGCGGGCCAGTGCGGGCGCCGGACCGGGCACGGCCGCGAAGCTCGGCCTGATCGTGGGCTTCGCCTCGGGCTTCCCGCTCGAGTTCGCGCACTCCGTGTTCCAGCCGCTGAGCGCGCGCTACGGCATCATGTGGATGGTCGAGATGATCATCGGCTGCATCCTGGCCGCCCTGGCCGCGGGCTGGACGTACCGCGAGCCCGCGCAAGGCTGACGGAAGCGGACGACGCGCCGACCGTGGCCACCGAGGCGACCCTCGCTTCGTGGCGGGCCGAGTTCCCGATCCTGGGGAGCACGACCTACCTCATCTCCAACTCCCTCGGCGCGATGCCGCGGGGCGCCGCCGCCGCGCTCGACCGGTATGCGCAGGTCTGGGCCGAGCGCGGCGTGCGGGCGTGGGAGGAGGGCTGGTGGGAGATGCCGGTCACCGTCGGCGACACGGTGGCCGGTCTCATCGGCGCGCCGAAGGGCAGCGTGACGATGCACCAGAACGTGACGCTGGCCGAGGCCGTGGTGCTCTCGTGCTTCGAGCCCCGCGCCCCGCGGAACCGGATCGTGTTCGAGGATGGGAACTTCCACTCGGTCCAGTACCTGTACGCCGCGCAGCCCGACCTGGTGGTGACGCCGGTCCCGGTCGAGCGACTGGTCGAGGCGATCGACGAGCGGACGCTGCTCGTGCCCGTCTCGCACGTCCTCTACAAGACCAGCTACGTCCAGGACGTACCGGCGATCGTGGAGAAGGCGCACCGCGTGGGGGCGCACGTCGTGCTGGACGTCTACCACGCCGCGGGCGTCCTGCCCCTCGACGTCGCCGCGCTGGACGTCGACTTCGCGGTCGGCGGCTGTCTCAAGTGGCTGTGCGGCGGCCCGGGGAACGCCTTCCTGTACGTCCGGCCCGACCTGGCGCACCTCGCACCGCGCCTCACCGGGTGGCTGGGTCACGCCGACCCGTTCGCCTTCGAGCCGCCGCCGATCCGCCGCGCCGAGGGGCCGTTCCGGTTTCTCAACGGGACGCCGTCGATCCCCTGCCTGTACGCCGCGCAGGAGGGCCTGCGGATCCTCCACGAGGTCGGGGTGGCGCGGGTGCGCGCGCATTCGCTGCACCTCACGGCGCGGCTCCTCGAGCGAATCGACGAATCCGGCTTCCCGTCGCTGACGCCGCGCGAGGCGGCCCGGCGCGGCGGCACGGTGGCGGTGGACCCGCCCGACGCCGAGGCCATCAGCCGCCTGCTGCTCGCGCGGGACATCCTCATCGACTACCGGCCGGGCGTCGGGATCCGCATCGCGCCGCACTTCTACACCACGGAGGACGAGTGCGACGCGGTCATGGCCGAGATCGCCGCGCTCGCCGCGGGCCGGCCGGCGCTCCGCACCACCCGCCACTGATGCCGCGCGTCTTCGACGTCTCGCGGCCCGTCTTCCCGGGGATCCCCGTGTGGCCGGGCGACCGCCCCTACGAGCACGACTGGACGAGCCGCCTCGCGGACGGCGCCGCGTGCAACGTCGGCCACATCGCGATGAGCTGCCATACGGGCACGCACATGGACGCACCGTTCCACTTCGCGGACGGCGGCCCGACCGCGGAGCGCATCCCGCTGGAGGCCTGCATCGGGCCCGCGGTGGTGGTGCCGCTCGCGCGGCTGGGCGAGACGCGGGCGGAGCGGGTGCTGGTGCGCTCGGGCGGCGGGGCGGCCAGCGCGGCGACGATCGAGGCCCTGCCGAGACTGCTGCTCTACGGCACCGACGCGGCGTCGGTGGACGCGGCGGACAGCACGGCTTTCGCGACGCACCGCGCGCTGGCGCGACGCGGCACCGTGATCCTCGAGGGCTTGGACCTCTCGGCGGTGCCGGACGGCGAGTACCAGCTGGTCGCGCTCCCGCTGCCCCTGGTGGGGATGGACGGGTCGCCGGCGCGCGCCGTGCTGATCGCGCCGTGACGGGCGACCCCGGCGGAGCACCATGTCGTACGTGACCGGACTCCAGTGTGTGATGTGCGGGGCCGTGTATCCCGCCCGCGGCGTGACGACCTGCCCGCGCTGCGGGATCACCGGCATCCTGGACGTGCAGTACGACTACCCGGCGGTGGCGCGCCGGCTCACCCGCCGCTCGCTCGCCGCGCGCGACGACCGGTCGCACTGGCGCTACCGGGAGCTGCTGCCCATCGGCGCGCACGCCCGCCTGCCGAACCTCGAGGTCGGCTGGTCGCCGCTCCGCCCGGCGCCGGCGCTGGCCCGGCAGATCGGCGTGCGGACGCTGCTCCTCAAGGACGACGGCCGCAATCCGTCCGCCTCCCTCAAGGACCGCGCGAGCGCGATCGGGGCCGTGAAGGCCGTCGAGGCGCGCCGCCGGACCATCGCCTGCGCGAGCACCGGGAACGCGGCGTCCTCCCTGGCCGGCATGGCCGCATCGCTCGGGCTCGAGGCCGTCATCTTCGTGCCGGAGCGCGCGCCCGAGCCCAAGCTCGCCCAGCTGCTCATCTTCGGCGCCACGGTCCTGCGCGTGCGCGGGAGCTACGACCAGGCGTGGGACCTGTGCCAGCGCGCCTGCGAGCGGTGGGGGTGGTACAACCGCAACTGCGCCGTGAATCCCTATCTGGTCGAGGGCAAGAAGACCGTCAGTCTGGAGATCTGCGAGCAGCTGGAGTTCGCGGTCCCGGAGTGGGTGGCGGTGTCGGTCGGGGACGGCTGCACGATCGCGGGAACGTGGAAGGGCTTCGCGGAGATGCGCCGGCTCGGCCTGGTCCGCCGCACGCCGAAGCTCCTCGGCGTGCAGGCGGAGGGCGCCGCGCCGGTGACGGCCGCGTTCCGGAGCGGCGCCGCCCTCGTCCCGGTCGAGCCGAC
It includes:
- a CDS encoding aminotransferase class V-fold PLP-dependent enzyme, which translates into the protein MATEATLASWRAEFPILGSTTYLISNSLGAMPRGAAAALDRYAQVWAERGVRAWEEGWWEMPVTVGDTVAGLIGAPKGSVTMHQNVTLAEAVVLSCFEPRAPRNRIVFEDGNFHSVQYLYAAQPDLVVTPVPVERLVEAIDERTLLVPVSHVLYKTSYVQDVPAIVEKAHRVGAHVVLDVYHAAGVLPLDVAALDVDFAVGGCLKWLCGGPGNAFLYVRPDLAHLAPRLTGWLGHADPFAFEPPPIRRAEGPFRFLNGTPSIPCLYAAQEGLRILHEVGVARVRAHSLHLTARLLERIDESGFPSLTPREAARRGGTVAVDPPDAEAISRLLLARDILIDYRPGVGIRIAPHFYTTEDECDAVMAEIAALAAGRPALRTTRH
- a CDS encoding PIG-L family deacetylase, producing MGHRASRARRLALAAWLVVVAAPGVRAQPLRPAGTGGLPALDRALRGLDQNRRVLVIGAHPDDEDTELLTFLARGTGADAAYLSLSRGEGGQNLIGSELGETLGLLRTEELLAARGVDGAHQYFTRAFDFGFSKTLDETLRFWPSDTLLADVLRVIRRFRPQVVVSIFSGTPRDGHGQHQAAGRVAREAFDLLRDSTWGPRKLYRSTRFDTAGTTVRLESGVLDPDAGQSYHQLAMAARSLHRSQDMGRLQDLGPSVTRLMLVEDLTGRGAGGVFAGVDTALAPPLARYATLIDSARTTLTPSAPGRIVPLLAAALGELRRYAPPAFRAAKEPVLEEALATAAGVVADAIADDSRVVAGERLAVVAALWSAEGRSAPLDSASLTAPAGWAVEGGGSTAAPTAGGVFSALGRDVPARRFAVTVPGDAPLSEPYFLTHPLAGALYDWSAAPQDERGEPFGPPPILARLSTTIAGVPVTLAREVTYRYDDEVRGETRRPLFVVPAVGVEVAPREMTWPAASDGAREVTVTLTNGRRERTEGSVGLELPDGWPAVPPVPFRLEGEDAQRAYTFEVRAPRDGRPGAYVIRAVAAVGAERYDRASELVDYPHIRPVAFVRRATLRIQLADLALPVLARVGYVRGAADQVPEALQSVGVPVAVLTAADLERGDLSRYDAIVVGSRAYQTDPSLVAANGRLLDYARQGGRLIVQYQQYPFVRGGYAPFPFTIANPHDRVTDETAPVTELDPANPLFHRPNDLGASDWDGWVQERGLYFAHTWDSAYHPLLQTGDGGEKLDGGLLVARLGKGLYVYTGLSFFRQLPANVPGAYRLFANLLALRPSDVPVAPRDVP
- a CDS encoding cyclase family protein; this translates as MPRVFDVSRPVFPGIPVWPGDRPYEHDWTSRLADGAACNVGHIAMSCHTGTHMDAPFHFADGGPTAERIPLEACIGPAVVVPLARLGETRAERVLVRSGGGAASAATIEALPRLLLYGTDAASVDAADSTAFATHRALARRGTVILEGLDLSAVPDGEYQLVALPLPLVGMDGSPARAVLIAP
- the thrC gene encoding threonine synthase; amino-acid sequence: MSYVTGLQCVMCGAVYPARGVTTCPRCGITGILDVQYDYPAVARRLTRRSLAARDDRSHWRYRELLPIGAHARLPNLEVGWSPLRPAPALARQIGVRTLLLKDDGRNPSASLKDRASAIGAVKAVEARRRTIACASTGNAASSLAGMAASLGLEAVIFVPERAPEPKLAQLLIFGATVLRVRGSYDQAWDLCQRACERWGWYNRNCAVNPYLVEGKKTVSLEICEQLEFAVPEWVAVSVGDGCTIAGTWKGFAEMRRLGLVRRTPKLLGVQAEGAAPVTAAFRSGAALVPVEPTTMADSIAVGVPRNWKKAVDAVRASGGTMINVSDEEIREAMRLTGRLAGVFAEPAAAASVAGLARAVREGVVPRRAVALAIITGNGLKDSRSALSAAPRPLDVPPDLDAVAEALGR